In Fodinibius saliphilus, a genomic segment contains:
- the trpA gene encoding tryptophan synthase subunit alpha, whose amino-acid sequence MITTKNRVAQLFENHDDSSKIMSLFLTAGYPDVESCVDLILGFDKNGVDMVELGMPFSDPLADGPTIQYSSNVAIEQGITMEKILDIVKQVRKKSEIPIILMGYINPVIKYGIERFCQEASKVGVDGLIIPDIPIEESGIMTKEAEQHNLPIIYLVAPNTSDERMRNIDEQSQGFVYCVSVTGVTGAREGEEVAQSVQRFIDRVKTNISQNPKMVGFGIKSHEDAQKIAADMDGFIVGSALIDTIRENYPKKGWKDEVFAFVRTLKYGTE is encoded by the coding sequence ATGATTACGACGAAAAACAGAGTTGCACAACTATTTGAAAACCATGATGATTCATCAAAAATAATGAGTCTCTTTCTTACTGCGGGCTATCCTGATGTAGAGTCATGTGTAGACTTAATCCTGGGGTTTGATAAAAACGGAGTTGATATGGTCGAGCTGGGAATGCCGTTTAGTGATCCTCTTGCTGACGGTCCTACAATACAATATTCCAGCAATGTAGCTATAGAGCAGGGCATTACTATGGAAAAAATCCTGGATATTGTAAAGCAAGTTCGTAAAAAATCAGAGATCCCTATTATCTTAATGGGATATATCAATCCTGTTATTAAATATGGAATTGAACGGTTTTGCCAAGAAGCTTCTAAGGTTGGTGTCGATGGTCTTATTATTCCTGATATTCCTATTGAAGAGTCAGGTATTATGACAAAAGAAGCAGAGCAGCATAATTTGCCAATAATATATTTGGTAGCTCCAAATACGTCAGATGAGCGCATGCGTAATATCGATGAACAGTCACAAGGATTTGTTTATTGTGTCTCAGTAACGGGCGTTACCGGAGCCCGGGAAGGTGAGGAGGTAGCTCAATCGGTACAACGCTTTATTGATAGAGTAAAAACCAATATCAGTCAGAATCCCAAAATGGTAGGTTTCGGTATCAAATCTCATGAAGATGCTCAAAAAATTGCAGCTGATATGGATGGGTTTATTGTGGGAAGTGCCCTCATTGATACTATAAGAGAAAACTACCCTAAAAAAGGTTGGAAGGATGAAGTATTTGCTTTTGTTAGAACGTTGAAGTATGGTACGGAGTAA
- the purE gene encoding 5-(carboxyamino)imidazole ribonucleotide mutase, with protein MSKATPLVGVIMGSDSDWPTMKAACDILDEFDVPYEKKVISAHRTPDDMAEYGKEARDRGIKVIIAGAGGAAHLPGMTAAHTTLPVIGVPVKTSTLSGLDSLYSIVQMPGGVPVATVAIGKAKNAGLLAIRMLSSHEADLANKLQDYHAAMAEESRAKTKNLT; from the coding sequence ATGAGTAAAGCAACACCCCTTGTCGGCGTAATCATGGGCAGTGATAGCGATTGGCCTACCATGAAAGCGGCCTGTGATATTTTAGATGAGTTCGATGTACCTTACGAAAAGAAAGTGATATCGGCACATCGTACTCCAGACGATATGGCTGAGTATGGAAAAGAAGCACGAGATCGGGGCATCAAAGTAATTATTGCAGGAGCAGGCGGCGCAGCTCACCTACCGGGAATGACGGCTGCACATACCACACTGCCGGTTATTGGGGTACCTGTAAAAACGAGTACCTTAAGTGGCTTGGACAGCCTCTACTCTATCGTCCAAATGCCCGGGGGTGTTCCTGTCGCTACCGTTGCAATAGGCAAAGCTAAAAATGCAGGATTGCTGGCAATTCGTATGTTAAGTAGTCACGAAGCTGATCTTGCTAATAAACTGCAAGATTACCACGCAGCTATGGCAGAAGAATCACGAGCTAAAACCAAAAACCTGACTTAA
- the bioA gene encoding adenosylmethionine--8-amino-7-oxononanoate transaminase, with translation MPDFHRNVWYPFTILKEAPTPVKVEKGDGLWLELEDGRRIMDCISSWWVNIHGHAHPKMAKAIADQAKKLEQVIFANFTHDPAERLAEQVTAQLPGELNRVFFSDDGSTAVEVAMKMAYQYWHNQGEERTKFICFEGAYHGDTFGAMSAGERSVFTEVFEDLLFDVDFLPYPDTWMDDDTVGDREDKIIRQLEKMLDENPETYAGIIIEPLIQGAGGMRMCREDFLQKLHWVNRQFDTLLIFDEVMTGFGRTGDWFACRRAQVEPDLIAVAKGLTGGFLPLSLTIASDTIFEAFNSSDPIKTFWHGHSYTANPIGCAAGLASMELMHENEPVFSEMEQWHREELEPLRDHPKLKKHRVTGTIAAMEIDTEDADGYLNPVANKIKKECVDKGLLIRPLGNVVYLMPPYCTTREQLSKMYQGIKKLLEE, from the coding sequence GTGCCCGATTTCCATCGCAATGTTTGGTACCCATTTACAATTTTGAAAGAAGCTCCCACTCCTGTCAAGGTAGAAAAGGGAGATGGGCTTTGGCTAGAGCTTGAAGATGGTCGCCGTATCATGGATTGTATTTCTAGCTGGTGGGTAAATATACATGGCCATGCGCACCCTAAAATGGCCAAAGCTATCGCCGACCAAGCAAAAAAGCTTGAGCAAGTTATCTTTGCCAACTTTACCCATGACCCTGCCGAACGGCTGGCTGAACAAGTGACCGCGCAACTGCCTGGCGAGTTAAATAGGGTCTTCTTTTCTGATGACGGTTCTACTGCAGTGGAAGTGGCAATGAAAATGGCCTACCAGTACTGGCATAATCAGGGAGAAGAGCGAACCAAGTTCATCTGCTTCGAAGGGGCCTATCACGGAGATACCTTTGGGGCGATGTCGGCCGGTGAGCGTTCTGTATTTACTGAGGTTTTTGAAGACTTGCTTTTTGACGTCGATTTTTTACCCTATCCAGATACTTGGATGGATGACGACACTGTAGGGGATCGTGAAGATAAAATCATTCGACAACTTGAGAAGATGTTGGATGAAAATCCGGAAACCTATGCCGGTATTATAATTGAACCGCTTATCCAAGGTGCTGGCGGCATGCGTATGTGTAGAGAAGACTTTCTGCAAAAACTGCACTGGGTAAATCGTCAGTTTGATACCCTCCTTATTTTTGATGAGGTGATGACCGGTTTTGGTCGTACTGGGGATTGGTTTGCCTGTAGAAGGGCACAGGTTGAGCCTGATTTAATAGCAGTAGCCAAGGGACTTACCGGTGGGTTTCTACCCCTATCATTGACTATAGCTTCAGATACCATTTTTGAGGCGTTTAATAGCTCAGACCCGATAAAAACGTTTTGGCACGGTCACAGTTATACCGCCAACCCTATTGGGTGTGCAGCAGGTTTGGCTTCTATGGAGCTGATGCATGAAAACGAGCCGGTATTTAGCGAGATGGAACAGTGGCATCGAGAAGAGTTAGAACCACTTCGTGACCATCCCAAGCTAAAGAAGCATCGTGTTACCGGTACAATAGCAGCTATGGAGATAGATACTGAGGATGCTGATGGCTACCTGAATCCCGTAGCAAATAAGATAAAAAAGGAATGTGTTGATAAAGGATTGCTTATACGGCCGTTGGGTAATGTTGTTTACTTAATGCCACCATACTGTACCACCAGAGAGCAGTTATCAAAAATGTATCAGGGTATTAAAAAACTACTTGAAGAGTAG
- a CDS encoding TfoX/Sxy family protein, translated as MADYNQHLEDLLDHHLIDNEELEKKKKLGGVGYLINGNMCLGIYEDLLIARIGESLAKSIITKHGIDPYLPNNDDFNDFVSVKKKIYSHSKALKKFIEESISYTSKLPPKTHDRPDLEG; from the coding sequence TTGGCTGATTATAACCAACATTTAGAAGACCTTCTTGACCATCACCTTATCGATAATGAGGAATTGGAAAAAAAGAAAAAGCTTGGCGGCGTAGGGTATTTAATAAACGGCAACATGTGCTTGGGAATCTATGAAGACCTACTGATCGCCCGTATTGGGGAATCTCTTGCAAAAAGCATTATAACCAAGCACGGTATTGACCCCTACCTACCCAACAATGATGACTTCAATGATTTTGTATCAGTAAAAAAGAAGATATATAGCCATTCTAAAGCCCTCAAAAAATTTATCGAAGAGAGTATTTCATATACTTCTAAACTGCCACCTAAAACACATGACCGACCCGACCTAGAAGGTTAA
- a CDS encoding alpha/beta hydrolase has product MADCQFFAHHGWGFDRHTWDTWKNELSEFGTFHAYDRGYFDDPKEIKVDNSGGPIVLLTHSFGLHWITKNLLETADLLVITGGFLYFHPYVAQYKRRSRLIIQEMVNELEINPEKVLKRFYDNCFSPLEAEEVNFKDLNLQLLLDDLQRLQDSRLDAELLKKAGKVCILHGSQDQVVPYKKGRQIYNQLQQYAQYFELKNAGHALPKTHHRQCLEFIIPEIRQVLKEKQD; this is encoded by the coding sequence ATGGCTGACTGCCAGTTTTTTGCACACCATGGATGGGGATTTGATCGCCACACTTGGGATACTTGGAAAAATGAACTCTCTGAATTTGGCACTTTCCATGCCTATGACCGAGGTTATTTTGATGATCCCAAAGAGATAAAGGTTGATAACAGCGGTGGACCAATAGTTTTACTAACCCATTCATTTGGCTTACATTGGATTACCAAAAATCTACTCGAAACAGCTGATCTTTTAGTTATAACAGGTGGCTTTTTATACTTCCATCCCTATGTTGCTCAGTATAAACGTCGTTCTCGACTTATAATACAGGAGATGGTCAATGAACTGGAGATCAATCCTGAAAAAGTACTAAAACGATTCTACGATAACTGTTTTTCTCCTTTGGAAGCCGAAGAAGTTAATTTCAAAGACCTTAACTTACAGTTACTCTTGGATGACTTACAGCGCTTACAAGATTCCAGGCTCGATGCTGAGTTACTGAAAAAGGCAGGGAAAGTTTGTATCCTTCACGGGTCACAAGATCAGGTAGTTCCTTATAAAAAGGGTAGGCAAATATATAACCAGTTACAGCAGTATGCCCAGTATTTTGAACTTAAAAACGCCGGTCATGCATTACCTAAAACACATCATCGGCAGTGTCTGGAGTTTATAATTCCTGAAATCCGACAGGTCTTAAAAGAAAAGCAGGATTAG
- a CDS encoding aminotransferase class I/II-fold pyridoxal phosphate-dependent enzyme: MSSSQKYDFVDKALAKRKKRHQFRELTSFIPSDAVTLSNGDKQYLNFSGNDYLGLSHHPKVTERSQLYTEKYGAGATASRLINGTFDIHDRLERKLAQTFGWESALVFNSGFQANSTIISTLTDRHSLILADKLSHRSLLQGSLASRAAFRRFKHNSVTDLADQLKNADEEDFSRIIVVTESLFSMDGDCAELQKIADLCNKFGALLFVDDAHAVGVWGEQGLGFTHSVKGIDIVLATCGKAFGAFGAFVLCGKEMRDYLLNFCPGFIYTTALPPAVIGAVDASLELIPNMDSEREELYKHIKIMQKGITEAGFSIGSSQSQIIPIMVGSEENALNLAEFLKNNGFLATAIRPPTVPRGSARIRITLSSHHKKGQIEEFLTALNRWSNG; this comes from the coding sequence GTGTCTTCATCTCAAAAGTACGACTTTGTTGATAAAGCTCTTGCAAAGCGAAAAAAGCGGCATCAATTTCGTGAGTTAACATCTTTTATACCATCAGATGCTGTTACTTTGTCTAATGGAGATAAGCAATATCTTAACTTTAGCGGTAATGACTATTTGGGCCTTTCCCACCATCCTAAAGTGACAGAACGGTCACAGTTATATACCGAAAAATATGGGGCAGGGGCTACTGCTTCACGGTTGATAAATGGAACCTTTGATATTCATGACCGGCTAGAAAGAAAGTTAGCTCAAACGTTTGGGTGGGAATCTGCATTGGTGTTTAATAGCGGTTTTCAGGCTAATAGTACCATTATCAGCACCTTAACAGATCGGCACTCTCTTATTCTTGCGGATAAGTTGAGTCATCGTAGTTTACTGCAGGGATCATTGGCAAGCCGAGCTGCCTTCCGTCGATTTAAACATAATTCGGTAACAGATTTGGCAGATCAGCTCAAAAATGCTGATGAAGAAGACTTTTCCAGAATTATTGTAGTTACCGAATCATTATTTAGCATGGATGGGGATTGTGCAGAACTACAAAAAATAGCAGATTTATGTAATAAATTTGGGGCGCTGCTATTTGTAGATGATGCTCATGCTGTAGGAGTATGGGGTGAACAAGGTTTAGGATTTACCCACTCTGTTAAAGGCATAGATATAGTACTTGCAACATGTGGTAAAGCATTTGGAGCATTTGGCGCTTTTGTTCTTTGTGGAAAAGAAATGAGGGATTATTTGCTGAACTTTTGTCCCGGTTTTATTTATACTACGGCGCTGCCCCCAGCGGTAATTGGAGCTGTTGATGCTTCATTAGAGCTGATTCCCAACATGGATTCGGAACGTGAGGAGCTATATAAGCATATAAAGATTATGCAAAAGGGTATTACGGAGGCTGGCTTTAGTATCGGAAGTTCACAATCTCAGATAATACCTATCATGGTGGGATCTGAAGAGAATGCGTTAAATTTAGCAGAGTTTTTAAAAAATAATGGGTTTTTAGCAACAGCAATACGTCCCCCTACAGTGCCTCGGGGCAGTGCTCGAATAAGGATTACGCTCTCTTCTCACCATAAAAAAGGACAGATAGAAGAATTTTTAACAGCATTAAATCGATGGAGTAATGGCTGA
- a CDS encoding methyltransferase domain-containing protein, which produces MNQQVVSSNDLKEQIAANFGSAASQYHKHANLQKEVAKRLIASLKPWRDILPKGPIIELGCGTGFVTQRLAELYPNREIEVTDLSHQMVQYCREQLGDRGNLSFRVKDAEDTPAGNPKYALTISGFTAQWFKNPAQVLGKWLEATKPGGLLLVSFPGSESFPEWKQKCKELGLPYTGNELPDVEEMVVKMSLGPAQVDYYEDTVTQRFTSAEAFFRKFKTIGTATQKKGRSLSPKELSLLIDHWNESANGDITVSYHLVFLAVKRDFDSE; this is translated from the coding sequence ATGAATCAGCAAGTAGTGAGCAGCAACGATTTAAAAGAACAGATAGCTGCAAATTTTGGATCTGCAGCCTCACAATACCATAAGCATGCTAACCTTCAGAAAGAAGTGGCAAAGCGGCTTATCGCATCATTAAAGCCGTGGAGAGATATTTTACCTAAAGGTCCTATCATTGAGTTGGGATGTGGAACCGGATTTGTTACCCAAAGGCTGGCGGAGTTGTACCCCAACAGGGAAATAGAAGTTACCGACCTTTCGCATCAAATGGTTCAATATTGTCGAGAACAATTGGGTGATCGTGGCAATCTTTCATTTAGAGTTAAGGATGCTGAGGATACACCTGCAGGGAACCCCAAATATGCGTTAACGATCAGCGGATTTACAGCACAGTGGTTTAAGAACCCTGCCCAAGTACTGGGAAAGTGGCTGGAGGCTACAAAACCGGGAGGTTTGTTGTTGGTTTCTTTTCCGGGTAGCGAAAGTTTTCCTGAATGGAAACAGAAATGTAAAGAGCTGGGATTACCCTATACGGGCAATGAACTACCCGATGTAGAGGAAATGGTTGTGAAGATGTCATTGGGACCGGCCCAGGTAGACTATTACGAGGACACTGTTACTCAAAGGTTTACGAGTGCTGAGGCATTTTTCCGTAAATTTAAAACAATTGGTACTGCTACTCAGAAAAAGGGTAGGTCATTATCTCCTAAGGAGTTATCACTTCTTATTGACCACTGGAATGAATCTGCCAACGGAGATATAACTGTCAGTTACCACTTGGTATTCTTAGCTGTAAAAAGAGACTTTGATTCGGAATAA
- the purK gene encoding 5-(carboxyamino)imidazole ribonucleotide synthase codes for MNKNPLSATFRLGFLGAGQLARMSGLQAFRYGIQIGVFSDREENEPVQFMTPYSQTGSFDSLEDLTSFAESCDVLTLENEFISSNILKQAQKDSGTPIFPAPDSFALIENKLIEKQTFEDAGIPVTPYALIKDEDHLENFGDEHGWPYLLKSSKGGYDGYGNETVRDISEAIMAFENLGGNSDRDIIAEAFVDFTHELAVQVARNETGHVVYPCCETVQENHICVAVKSPAPVDASVQKKAQELAVQATEAIHGKGIFAYEFFLKPNGDLLLNESAPRPHNSGHYTIEGCVTSQFENHVRAVMGLPLGSTELRTPAVAMINLLGTDRRDAKVENALKALATSDGHLHLYGKLDSKVGRKMSHYTLLGDEMEQTYTKAKQVTDGIRI; via the coding sequence ATGAATAAAAATCCTTTATCTGCAACCTTTCGCCTTGGTTTCCTCGGTGCCGGTCAGCTGGCACGCATGTCCGGGCTGCAAGCATTTCGATACGGCATTCAGATTGGTGTCTTTTCTGATCGTGAAGAAAATGAGCCTGTTCAATTTATGACCCCTTATTCACAGACCGGCTCTTTTGATTCTTTGGAGGATTTGACCTCTTTTGCCGAAAGCTGTGATGTACTTACCTTGGAAAATGAGTTTATTAGCTCGAATATCCTCAAACAAGCCCAAAAAGATAGTGGAACACCTATCTTTCCTGCCCCGGATAGCTTTGCCCTTATCGAAAACAAGCTGATAGAGAAGCAAACCTTTGAAGACGCAGGTATCCCTGTTACGCCATATGCCCTTATTAAAGATGAAGATCATCTCGAAAATTTTGGAGACGAACACGGTTGGCCCTACCTGTTAAAGTCATCTAAAGGTGGTTACGACGGCTACGGGAATGAGACCGTCCGAGATATTAGTGAAGCCATTATGGCGTTTGAAAACCTGGGTGGTAATAGTGATCGGGATATTATAGCCGAAGCATTTGTTGATTTTACCCACGAATTGGCCGTACAGGTTGCTCGAAACGAAACGGGGCATGTTGTCTATCCGTGTTGCGAGACCGTCCAGGAAAATCATATTTGTGTGGCTGTAAAATCTCCCGCCCCGGTAGATGCATCTGTTCAAAAAAAAGCACAAGAATTGGCGGTACAAGCTACTGAAGCAATCCATGGAAAAGGTATTTTTGCTTACGAATTTTTCTTAAAGCCTAATGGTGATTTGTTACTCAATGAATCAGCTCCACGTCCCCATAACTCGGGCCATTATACTATAGAAGGCTGTGTAACTTCTCAGTTCGAAAACCATGTGCGTGCTGTCATGGGACTGCCACTGGGATCAACTGAGTTACGGACACCCGCAGTAGCTATGATAAATCTACTGGGTACCGACCGGCGAGATGCAAAAGTAGAAAATGCTCTCAAGGCCTTGGCAACATCCGACGGTCACCTTCATTTGTACGGAAAACTCGACAGCAAAGTAGGTCGCAAAATGTCCCACTATACACTGCTGGGCGATGAAATGGAACAAACTTATACAAAAGCAAAGCAAGTGACCGATGGTATTAGGATTTAA
- the trpB gene encoding tryptophan synthase subunit beta, with amino-acid sequence MKYDLPTKEGYFGNFGGKFVPEILIPVLEELEEAYNEAWHDNSFLKEYSSLLNEYVGRPTKLTYANRLTEYYGKAKIYLKREDLCHTGAHKINNAIGQILLARRMGKDRIIAETGAGQHGVATATACAKFGVDCIVYMGAEDMERQKLNVERMRLLGTEVRSVTSGSQTLKDATNEAIRDWVTNVEDTFYIIGSVVGPHPYPKMVRNFHRVIGDEIRSQLKEAEGQETPDHLLACVGGGSNAIGAFYPFIEDEEVKMYGLEAAGLGANTDETAATLTIGTPGVLHGSMSYLLHDTDGQIQLAHSISAGLDYPGIGPEHSYLHETKRVKYHSITDNEAMEGVKLLSETEGIIPALETAHAIAYLDELMPKTSEDEIVVLNCSGRGDKDMTTISKNL; translated from the coding sequence ATGAAATACGATTTACCAACGAAGGAAGGATATTTTGGCAATTTTGGAGGGAAGTTTGTGCCTGAAATATTAATTCCGGTGCTTGAAGAACTGGAAGAGGCCTATAATGAAGCTTGGCATGATAATTCTTTTCTGAAGGAATATAGTAGCTTATTAAATGAATATGTTGGACGTCCTACTAAATTGACCTATGCAAATCGGTTGACTGAGTACTATGGAAAGGCCAAGATTTATTTGAAACGAGAGGACCTATGCCATACAGGAGCTCATAAAATTAATAATGCTATCGGGCAGATTTTATTGGCTCGACGTATGGGGAAAGATCGAATTATTGCCGAAACCGGCGCCGGGCAACATGGGGTAGCTACTGCTACGGCCTGTGCCAAGTTCGGGGTCGATTGTATTGTATACATGGGGGCTGAGGATATGGAGCGACAAAAGCTGAATGTTGAACGGATGAGACTACTTGGTACCGAAGTTCGTTCTGTGACTAGTGGGTCGCAAACATTAAAAGACGCTACGAACGAAGCGATTCGAGACTGGGTAACCAACGTAGAGGATACATTTTATATCATCGGTTCTGTTGTTGGCCCGCATCCATACCCCAAGATGGTTCGTAATTTCCATAGGGTAATAGGTGATGAAATTCGATCACAGCTTAAAGAGGCTGAGGGTCAAGAGACGCCTGATCATTTATTGGCCTGTGTAGGCGGGGGGTCTAATGCTATCGGAGCTTTTTATCCTTTTATCGAAGATGAAGAAGTCAAAATGTATGGTCTTGAAGCAGCAGGTTTAGGGGCAAATACTGATGAGACTGCTGCTACTCTTACTATTGGAACTCCTGGGGTACTACACGGTTCCATGAGTTATCTACTGCATGATACCGATGGACAAATCCAGCTTGCACATTCTATTAGTGCAGGGCTTGATTATCCGGGTATAGGGCCAGAGCATTCTTATCTGCATGAGACGAAGCGGGTTAAATATCATTCAATAACGGATAATGAGGCTATGGAGGGAGTAAAATTACTTTCAGAGACAGAAGGTATTATACCCGCTCTTGAAACTGCTCATGCCATTGCTTACCTGGATGAACTAATGCCTAAAACATCAGAAGATGAGATCGTTGTTTTGAACTGTTCCGGACGGGGTGATAAAGATATGACTACAATTTCCAAGAATCTTTAA
- a CDS encoding DUF4837 family protein, which produces MKEIGKLASILLLAVIWVGCDSDYRRKASGSFGQLIVVMDSADFESKTAEALRQTFGGWTQTIPGKPPRFDLTFRDFDSNNELEQLKQFRNVIVASPIDDSTNVAEFMRALLSDEVERQVRDGEAFAFPLKDQWYRDQWLLLLAAPSDSALATQIKNSQKTLVDNLIDKELNRWTAEIYERGEQVALEDSLWQNHGWKIRVQHDWIKSIDTTYTENNERVHFLTMRRPLPNNDRWFWAWWKEVDNINHVDDDWINTKRDSLNKKWFEGSSTRRNSFVTTAYKRPHKTETFRMNGDLVYESRGVWRMTEDAMAGPFVNFTVYDKETSRLFMLEFAQFAPKYDKRKFVRQFRAMLRTFKSDSTWQANSQKSMAIN; this is translated from the coding sequence ATGAAGGAGATAGGCAAATTAGCTTCGATATTGTTATTAGCAGTTATTTGGGTTGGATGTGATAGCGACTATCGTAGAAAGGCAAGCGGTAGTTTTGGACAGCTTATTGTTGTAATGGACTCCGCTGATTTTGAGAGTAAAACAGCTGAGGCACTTCGCCAGACATTTGGTGGCTGGACACAGACTATTCCCGGCAAACCTCCACGCTTTGATTTAACATTCCGTGATTTTGATAGCAATAATGAACTGGAACAATTAAAACAATTCCGAAATGTTATTGTCGCTTCACCTATTGACGATAGTACAAATGTCGCAGAATTTATGCGGGCTCTGCTCAGTGATGAGGTAGAACGTCAAGTTCGTGACGGAGAGGCATTTGCTTTTCCCTTAAAAGATCAGTGGTATCGCGATCAATGGTTATTACTACTTGCTGCTCCCAGTGATTCCGCATTGGCTACACAGATTAAAAACTCCCAAAAAACACTTGTAGATAACCTGATTGATAAAGAGCTCAATCGATGGACGGCAGAAATCTATGAACGGGGAGAACAGGTTGCTCTCGAAGATAGCTTATGGCAAAATCATGGATGGAAAATCCGTGTACAGCATGACTGGATAAAAAGTATAGATACCACCTATACTGAAAACAATGAACGGGTTCATTTCTTAACGATGAGACGTCCTCTGCCCAATAATGATCGATGGTTTTGGGCATGGTGGAAAGAGGTAGATAATATTAACCATGTGGATGATGACTGGATTAATACCAAGCGCGATTCATTAAATAAAAAATGGTTTGAAGGTAGCAGCACAAGGCGAAATTCTTTTGTAACTACTGCATACAAGCGCCCTCATAAGACCGAAACCTTTCGTATGAATGGCGACCTCGTTTATGAAAGCCGGGGTGTTTGGCGGATGACTGAAGATGCTATGGCCGGGCCTTTTGTCAACTTTACGGTCTATGACAAAGAAACAAGTCGTCTCTTTATGCTTGAGTTTGCCCAGTTTGCTCCAAAATACGATAAACGCAAATTTGTACGTCAATTTCGTGCCATGCTGCGGACCTTCAAAAGTGATTCAACATGGCAAGCTAATTCCCAAAAATCGATGGCAATAAATTAG
- the bioD gene encoding dethiobiotin synthase: MSTSQWPSEIFVSGTDTGIGKTVVSAILTKALSASYWKPIQAGLEEETDTEFVQRATGFSKQCIIPERYRLETPMSPHGAAQIDDIYIEMSDFELPDYETDHLVVEGAGGLLVPFNDDVMIIDLIEKLQIPVLLVARSTLGTLNHTFLSLEALRNRNIPVLGVVLNGPEHKSNREAIQHYGDIDIIAEIDTIDPLNASGLEETFDLHFNL; encoded by the coding sequence ATGAGTACTTCCCAATGGCCATCCGAAATATTTGTCTCCGGTACCGATACAGGAATTGGTAAAACGGTGGTTTCTGCTATACTAACAAAAGCTCTTTCAGCAAGCTATTGGAAACCAATACAAGCCGGACTTGAAGAAGAAACTGATACTGAATTTGTCCAGCGAGCAACCGGCTTTTCAAAGCAATGTATTATTCCCGAGCGATATCGGCTAGAAACTCCAATGTCTCCCCATGGAGCAGCCCAAATTGATGATATCTATATCGAGATGTCTGATTTTGAGTTGCCTGACTATGAAACTGATCATTTAGTAGTAGAAGGGGCCGGTGGTTTACTTGTACCCTTTAACGATGATGTGATGATTATTGATCTCATCGAAAAATTACAGATCCCGGTATTGCTCGTTGCAAGAAGTACACTGGGAACGTTGAATCATACTTTTCTATCCTTGGAAGCACTTCGAAATCGCAATATTCCTGTTTTAGGAGTTGTATTGAATGGGCCGGAACATAAAAGTAACCGAGAAGCCATTCAGCACTACGGTGATATTGATATAATTGCTGAAATTGATACCATTGATCCTCTAAATGCTTCTGGTTTAGAAGAAACATTTGATCTGCATTTTAACTTGTAA